The following are from one region of the Pseudomonas putida genome:
- a CDS encoding sigma 54-interacting transcriptional regulator, which translates to MPEAHPLILALVSYLEHDALPTIVLDTEYNILAANAAYRRQFGRHEQAPLGEKCHKVSHHYAVPCDQAGEHCPMRKAWHSKVPERVLHIHHTPRGPEHVDVELRPILDEQGRVVAFVERLTSITLASAQPQEHGLVGRAPAFKAALASLQRAAPAQIPVLLQGESGTGKELFARAVHMGSPRANGPLVVVDCTGLTESLFESELFGYEKGAFTGANQRKIGLAEAAHGGTLFLDEIGEVPLAMQVKLLRLIESGSFRPVGSLRTVHSDFRLVSATHKPLRQMVADGTFREDLYYRISGFPIRLPALRERVEDLPLLAQSLLQRMAGKPTPRLSDEALQQLGLHPFPGNIRELRNMLERARLFADDGLIRPEHLPEDIGPAGAITAGGRRNHLGELAQALEQFKGSRSELARHLGLSERTLYRRLKELGLN; encoded by the coding sequence ATGCCTGAAGCCCATCCCCTCATCCTAGCCCTGGTTTCCTATCTTGAGCACGATGCCCTGCCAACCATCGTGCTGGATACCGAGTACAACATCCTGGCCGCCAATGCTGCCTATCGCCGCCAGTTCGGCCGGCATGAGCAGGCGCCGCTGGGCGAAAAATGCCACAAGGTCTCGCACCACTATGCCGTGCCTTGCGACCAGGCCGGCGAGCATTGCCCGATGCGCAAGGCGTGGCACAGCAAGGTGCCAGAGCGGGTGTTGCACATTCATCACACGCCACGCGGCCCCGAGCATGTGGATGTCGAGTTGCGGCCGATCCTGGATGAACAGGGCAGGGTGGTGGCCTTTGTCGAACGCCTGACCAGCATCACCCTGGCGTCGGCGCAGCCCCAGGAACACGGGCTGGTCGGGCGAGCGCCAGCGTTTAAAGCGGCTCTGGCCAGCCTGCAGCGTGCCGCGCCGGCGCAGATCCCGGTGCTGCTGCAGGGTGAGTCGGGTACCGGCAAGGAACTGTTCGCTCGCGCGGTGCACATGGGCAGCCCCAGGGCCAACGGCCCATTGGTGGTAGTCGACTGTACCGGCCTGACCGAGTCGTTGTTCGAGAGCGAGTTGTTCGGCTACGAGAAGGGCGCGTTCACCGGTGCCAACCAGCGCAAGATCGGCCTCGCCGAAGCAGCGCATGGCGGCACCCTGTTCCTCGATGAAATTGGTGAAGTACCGCTGGCGATGCAGGTGAAGCTGCTGCGCCTGATTGAGTCCGGCAGCTTCCGCCCGGTGGGTAGCCTGCGCACGGTGCATTCGGATTTTCGCCTGGTTTCGGCTACGCACAAACCCCTCCGGCAGATGGTGGCGGATGGGACCTTCCGCGAAGACCTGTATTACCGCATCAGCGGCTTCCCGATCCGCCTGCCCGCATTGCGCGAACGGGTCGAGGATTTACCCCTGCTGGCACAGAGCCTGTTGCAGCGCATGGCAGGCAAGCCAACGCCCAGGCTGAGCGACGAAGCTCTGCAGCAGCTTGGGCTGCATCCGTTCCCAGGCAACATTCGCGAGCTGCGCAACATGCTGGAAAGGGCGCGACTGTTTGCCGATGACGGGCTGATCCGGCCGGAGCATTTGCCGGAGGATATCGGGCCGGCGGGGGCGATCACGGCAGGTGGCAGGCGCAATCACCTGGGTGAGCTGGCGCAGGCACTGGAACAATTCAAGGGCTCGCGCAGCGAACTGGCCCGTCACCTTGGTCTGAGTGAGCGCACGCTATATCGCCGGTTGAAAGAGCTTGGCCTGAATTAA
- a CDS encoding MBL fold metallo-hydrolase: protein MIIGNNLHVDAFYDKATSTISYLVMDGVTRKCALIDSVLDYDPKSGRTCTASADQLIARVKELRAEVQWVLETHVHADHLSAAAYLKEKLGGHTAIGAHITQVQKVFGALFNAEPGFARDGSQFDVLFEDEEGFRIGNLHARALHTPGHTPACMSFMIEDAGETAVFVGDTLFMPDYGTARCDFPGADARTLYRSIRRLLAFPDQTRLFMCHDYLPGGRDMQYVTTVAEQRASNIHIHQGIDEDSFVAMREARDKTLDMPVLILPSVQVNMRSGQFPAPEENGVSYLKIPLNKL, encoded by the coding sequence ATGATCATCGGCAACAACCTGCACGTGGACGCTTTTTACGACAAGGCGACCTCGACCATCAGCTACCTAGTCATGGACGGCGTAACGCGCAAGTGTGCGTTGATTGACAGTGTCCTCGACTATGACCCCAAGTCGGGGCGCACCTGCACTGCTTCTGCGGACCAGTTGATTGCCCGGGTGAAGGAGCTGCGAGCTGAGGTGCAGTGGGTGCTGGAAACCCATGTGCATGCCGACCACCTTTCGGCGGCGGCCTATTTGAAGGAAAAGCTCGGCGGCCACACCGCCATCGGCGCGCACATCACCCAGGTACAGAAAGTATTCGGTGCCTTGTTCAATGCCGAGCCTGGCTTCGCCCGCGATGGCAGCCAGTTCGATGTGCTGTTCGAAGATGAGGAAGGTTTCCGCATCGGCAACCTGCATGCCCGCGCGCTGCATACCCCGGGGCACACACCTGCGTGCATGAGCTTCATGATCGAGGACGCAGGCGAGACCGCGGTGTTCGTCGGTGACACCTTGTTCATGCCCGACTATGGTACCGCCCGCTGCGATTTCCCGGGGGCCGATGCCCGCACCCTGTACCGCTCGATCCGTCGCCTGCTGGCCTTTCCCGACCAGACCCGGCTGTTCATGTGCCATGACTACCTTCCAGGTGGCCGCGACATGCAGTACGTCACCACCGTGGCCGAGCAGCGCGCCAGCAATATTCATATCCACCAGGGCATCGACGAGGACAGCTTCGTCGCCATGCGTGAAGCCCGCGACAAGACGCTCGACATGCCCGTGCTGATCCTGCCATCGGTGCAGGTGAACATGCGCAGCGGCCAGTTCCCCGCGCCGGAAGAAAACGGTGTGAGCTACCTGAAGATCCCGCTGAACAAGCTGTAA
- a CDS encoding RcnB family protein: MLSAPLASFAQPGPPDRHDGGPSHQGNPPHGQPKTQGRHDNGRGPAYRDPNFRSQQGMPVPHQQWQRGHVVDPHYRGDRYWVTDWKARHLYAPPRDHRWFYVNGDYVLVAIASGVIVNVLNGY, translated from the coding sequence ATGCTCAGCGCCCCCTTGGCCAGTTTCGCGCAGCCAGGCCCCCCTGACCGGCATGATGGCGGCCCATCACACCAGGGCAACCCACCGCATGGTCAGCCAAAGACTCAAGGCCGACATGATAATGGCCGCGGTCCCGCTTACCGAGACCCGAACTTCCGCTCACAACAGGGGATGCCGGTACCTCATCAACAGTGGCAGCGTGGCCATGTGGTTGACCCGCATTACCGTGGCGACCGTTACTGGGTGACCGACTGGAAAGCACGCCACCTGTATGCGCCACCGCGTGATCACCGGTGGTTCTATGTGAACGGGGACTATGTGCTGGTGGCTATTGCCAGTGGTGTGATCGTCAACGTCCTCAACGGTTACTAA